The DNA window tattttaatgtagttggttttctttgtaatcctatatatttcatgtatttaaaaacattattctgagaatggttCAGTAGGCTCACCAGACTGCCAGTAGGGACTGTGGCATAAAAGAGATTAAGAGCCTTTGGAGTAGATCCTCTCCAATTTTTTGACTGTGTAGATGGTGTATTGGAAATAACATTAGTTTTGaagccagaggacctggatttgaatcctggcactGCTACTTATTTACATACATGTGTGATCCATAGCAGATTACTTAAGACTTCTCtaggcttcatttttctcatctataaaatggagacaggaTTGTACTAGATCAATAGGgacaaacaaatagaaatggcTTCCTGCTggccacatattaacttagatGACGTTAATTTGTGACTTtctatgttgttttgttttttttttggtacaacgTTTCTCtgtgagtttgatacctctggactagatgacctctaaggaaggcctcttgtagctctaaatctataattctacgGGTTCGCCAGACTTGATCAGCATAAGTTTACAAGAAGCCTTCATCTTTCTATTTATAGTTATATGGCTCAAATTTGGGCGCAGCTGATAACACTCATTCCTCAATTCATAAACTTAACTGGAGCACCAGGTAACAACATTCCTCATCTTGCTATCTTCAGGAGTGCCACTGACTCATTTCCAGTATGttagcaatgatttttttttgtttgtttgtcaaaTCTTTATTGGGTAATTTATTGGGTACCTGGGGCAAGGCAGGCAGGGTCCATTCTAGTCCTTCTTGGCAGCAGCCTTCCTCGTGGCAGCCAGGACACTGCCaagctcctctctcttcctcttggcttGGATGTGAGTTCCCACCCTTTTTTTGATGAACTTTAGGGCTCGCTTATCCTTGGAGACCTTTAACAATTTCATGGTCTGCCTCTCATAAGGGGCAAACCCACACTCCTCCCGGATCATATCTCTCACAAACTTGGTGTGTTTGGTCAGGCGCAACGCTGAGGAGGGAGACACATAGTAAGCTGGGAGAACTCCTGGAGGCCTCCTGGAAAACCCACACGCCTCTCTAGACCCAAAGCCCCAAGAGCCCTTGTCCCTCCCTCCAGGCTGCCTTCAGGAATGGGGTGGGAAGCGGTCTGAGCCTCTGATGGTGCCAGATTCCCAGCAATGATTTTTAATGCATAATTCAGCAGTCACCCCAGCAATCACACTCAAAGGCAAAGAATTTTATAGTCTGTAGAGAAAGAAATTTacttatttctctaattgttaaaGTTGATTTCTCTAAGCCGAGTTTCCTGACTTCTCATGGCTGACTTTGTGTTAAAGGACAGCTGGAGTTCTTCATCCTCAATATAGTCCAGTTTACTTTGACCTAATTTTAGGCATTTTATATGAGATTGTTTTTATGATAGTGATGACCCATGAATATGTGTTTCGTatctaatttttatctttctttcaggATTTTCAATGTTGGGGACATCTATTGGTCTCTACCTTGTCCCCTTTTTCAAAAAAACAATATTACTGGTTGTTATGATGGCTGTCTTTGGAATTTCTGCTGGAGTTTTGGACACAAGTGAGTGAATATTCTGTCATCAATCCtgggtggaggagaggagagagggaagaaaggatagcTTCTTTTAGAAAATAGTAGAGCAAACTGCTTTTTAAATTGTCAGGTTACTTTCCCATATGGCACTTGTTCCTGGAACCAATATTGTTCTTATTTACTTGGGTGGGGTCCCATAGCCCTTGACATGTGTGCAGTTGGGTGTGGGGGCCTACTGTCGTTACTTATGACTGCCCTGTTTCATAAGcagtaggtggtggtggtgatgatccCCTATAGAGGGAAGATTTCCTGTTTGACAGTAGTTAACATAACAGAATGGCAACTTTCAATTAGGTAGCAAATACTAATTGTTATGATATGGAATGATTATTTGAAACGCAAATTTGGACCTAGAGTGAGTAAACAGATTAAAATTCAGTGAATATTTGCTATTATGTTCAAGGTAGGCATTGAATCCTTGTAATGGATGCAAAAGTAAttagaggggcagccaggtggcacggtggataaagcatctgccctagattcaggaggacctgagtttaaatctagcctcagacacttgacacttattaattgtgtgaccctgggcaaatcacttaatcctcattgccctgcaaaaaaaaaaaaaaaaggtaattagaGCTAAATTCAAACCTGTTCCTTGCCCTGcccatcatttttttaattttttaaatttttctccaagATTCCTATGTTCTTCTACTAAATCCTTCCCTAATTAGCTGACCTTTTGGGATACCCACTAAACCCTTTGCCATGTAattttgtatgtttttaaatatacatgtaatatacatatatattcatagatgcacacacacaaacgtaTTTAGGAGAAGGGCGGGTTGGATTTaggatttcatcagcataggaattcaccagtgaggaaactcctcctAATGCAGATTGCCAACTGTTGTGCAGTTTACAGTCTTTAAGAGTGGTCAAACAGAAGAAGTCTAATTTTTCCCATATGGCAGCCCTTCAAGTAGTCGTTCtttagtcagaaagacctgagttgatgTCCTGCATCTGACACACGttggctgtatgactctgggcaagttatttagctTTTCACTGTCTTAGGTACCTCTTCAGTATCCTAAgtgttcatatgtatatatgtaaaatgacttCTCCCACCATACACACTGTAacctcttctgtttctctttctcccctgatGTGCTGTAGTGGCTGAGGATGTGGAAAATTAAGACTTGGAGCTTTTCTCtcagtttagtaacttttatCTGTTGGTAGTTTGTCTGCACATCTGAGGAGTTAGAGACCGTACCTGTTTGTATCACTTGACCTTCATGTAGTTGAAGGTATTAGAGAGTCCTGATAGGTCCTGGCATGGGTATAGCAGGATTCTGCAGATGCTCATGTCCTGGTATGtgattaaataatatttcattaaacaGGTGTCTTGTGCTACATCTTCTAGAGATTTTCAGTAACATTAAATaccattaaataaaattaagtaacATTAAAGTTTTCAGATGATTAAAAACCAAATGGTATGTTTTACTTTGAAGCACAGTGTGTTTTGTTACTTCTATTGTTACATGGGCCCATTGGGTGGATATTTCCAGCACCAACACCTTTTCATTCTTTGCAGTTCttgtccttccataaatcttccacagAGATTCTACCCATTGTGCAGCAGGCCTTTTTCTTGGGCTCTTAGCCTTTGAACGGTTGTGCTATTTGATGGGTTGTTATCAGCAAAACACTAAAGGCTCTCCATCTGCTTCTCTTTGTCTCACTCCATGACCCACCTACATCCTTTTCTGATCATGTATGTACTTGATATCTTTTATATCACTTCTTGTGTACCAATTCTTGGTTACACCTTTCTGAATACTtatactctctctgtctctccattgtCCTTGGGGTCACTTGGCCATTTTGATTTGATAGAGAGCATGGTATTTTATAATTAGGTAGGTTCATTGAGGAAAGTATTAATGTTCACCATGCCTGTAGAATTCATTTCTGGAACTTAAATGATACAAAAGTGTTCTATAACTATGAGAGTTCCCTGAGGTTTGAAAGTAGGTTAGTGGCATTTGGCTACTTAGCCTTTTGGGAGGTAAAGGGGAGCAGGAGATGGGTCTTGACTTGCACAGTGAACTCCAAATGAGAAAACCCCTTCTAGCAATGCATATTAGTGATTACTCTGCAACTTAAGACTCTCCCAGGATCACATGACCAATGTGTCTCGGAGATAGGACtcaatccagatcttcctgactcccaaattGGCTCTCTGGCTTCTGTGCTGGGTTTTCTCTTGGCTTAGCCAATGATAGTGTATATTTCTTGTATACTTTTTCTGACACCTTAAAATTCTTCTGAAGGTAATTATTACATTGACTTCCAAGATATCAGTGGCATGCTGAATTTTTAAcccaaaaaatgtatttctttttattattcatagGTGGCAATGTCCTCATCCTGAAAATATGGAGAGGTGAAGCAGCCCCACATCTGCAGGCCTTGCATTTCACTTTTGCCTTGGGGGCCTTTTTGGCTCCCTTACTGGCCAAATTGGTATTGGGCAGTACTGGGCCCTCTGAAAACCACATGATAGCTGACACATCAAACTACTCTGAGCTTACCCTGCCACCTGCAGCTGACTTAGAAGCCATATTTGGAGTACCTGCTAATAAGAATTTGCTATGGGCTTATATTGTTATAGGAACTTATATTTTGGTGGTATGTTCcttctttgttgttttatttttccaaaaaattccaaatcaagagaaaacaaaagcaactgCAGAGAGATCTCAAACTGCGAAATACCAGAATGcccttcttggtctcctttttatattcttctttttttatgtaGGAGCAGAGGTCACATATGGCTCTTACGTTTTCTCTTTTGCAACGCTCCACGCTGGCATGAGTGAAAGCCAAGCAGCGGGCCTGAACTCTGCCTTCTGGGGGATGTTTGCTGCTTGCAGGGGCATGGCAATCTGTTTTGCTACATGTATGCGGCCTGGGACCATGATTGTGTTAAGCAATGTGGGTAGCTTGATTTCCTCCCTGTTTCTGTTGATTTTTAATAAGAACCACATTTGTCTTTGGGTGGCAACTGCAGTATATGGAGCTTCAATGGCTACTACATTTCCCAGTGGCATTTCCTGGCTTGAACAGTACGTCACGATTAAAGGGAAATCTGCTGCTTTGTTTGTAATTGGTGCTTCCCTGGGAGAGATGGTCATTCCTGCGGTGGTTGGAGCTCTTCAAGGAAAATATCCACATCTCCCTGGGATTCTGTATGTTTCGTTGGGGTCAGCTATTGCGACGGGAGTTTTGTTTCCTGTCATGTACAAGCTGGCCACTGCACCTCTTGATAGCAAGATTCGGGAAAGTAGAAAGAGTGAAGACCAGAAAGCGCTACTCTCCACCTCTGggtttaatgatgatgatgatggtgatggggaAGAGGGTGCTGAAGAAGAATGGAACAAAGCCGACTTTGAAATGATTGAAATGAATGATACAATGGGGAATTCGGTAATAGAGACATCTAGAAAAATCTTGAGGGAATCCCCCACAGAAATCTCTAACCAGTTATTGTCAGATGACATACAATTCAGTTCTTCTCTGTTTATTACTGGTAACTCCCCTGTGAAGCCCCTCACTCTAGACAGAGAAAAGAATGATTAACGGTAAACGATGGATTAGTGATCGACCTCCGGTAACAACCATTGACTTTAAGGAGGCAGATCAGAGTAGATCATTAACATTTTCCAATACATTTTAAGGTTTGGCACTTCTAGCTCTAattacaaaaaatggaaaattctggTATGTCATGTTGGCTTAGAGTCTGACAACAAAAGCGGGTCAGGTATGGTCAGGTGTGGCTAGTAAAGTGACTTTACTGCAAAGTAGCCCCCCACATTCAGAGGATGCAAAGAAGGCATAATTATtcaagaaggttttttttttactagcaaAAGTCACCTAAAAGAATGATTGAAGAGTTGAACAAATTACCAGAATTCAAGAGTTTGCTGGTAGAGTTGGTAAGTGACCAACTCTAGTTGGTAAAGATTGGTAGAGCCTCATGAAAAATCTGCTTGCCTCGAAAAGCTTCTTTAACCTGGATAGAAATTGTACAGCTACTTCTGTTCAGTTTGGAGCAAATGATGGGGATGATTTCCAATTTCTGATTCAAAGTATGTTTCTGACAATGATGATATATGGTGTGATGGAAAAACCCCTGcgttgggagtcaggagactttgGTTGCACTTAAAACTTTTTACCCCAAATTAGCTCCATGATCCTAcctaaatcacttaatttccgagtcttagttttcttacttgtaaaaATGAGAGTATTTGACTTTGATTACTAAGGTTTAAAATGCTTTGTATGGTAATGAGATATTTTCCAAAGAGTGAAATGCACTAACTTTAGTTGTGCAGGTTGTTAATAAGGGCCATTTCATTCTTCCCAGAAAGGAGGCTGTGAGAAAAGTagtggaaagaagagagatagagatgacTTTAAGACTATACTTTTTATAATGAATTTAATATCCTGAAACTTTAGCACACTTTAATGTTTAATGCTTTGAGTCATGGTCTAAAGAAGACATCCTTAATCAGTAATTTACCCAGCTATAGGGAAGTTTATACTGTTGGCaattatatttattgttgttttttttttttttttcagtgaggcaataggggttaagtgacttgcccagggtcacacagctagtaagtgttaagtgtctgaggctgtatttgaactcaggtactcctgactccagggccggtgctctaaccactgcaccatctagctgccctggcaattatatttaaaaggaaaaaatattgaaaagttaGTAACTTATTTTTCTATgctaattatttttctctcttaagTTTGAAGGGGGAGTTTGCATAtctaaattattgttattaaaaagtagcttaaaagggcagctaggtggcacagtggatagatcactggccttggattcaggagtacctgagttcaaatgtggcctcagacacttgacacttactaactatgtgaccctgggcaagtcacttaacccccactgcctgaaaaaaaaaatagcttagagTAGTATTCCTACATTGGTAGTCAGACCAATTGGGAAGGACCCTTCTAAGGGTCCATTACCTACCTCTACTACAAATTTGTTTCTAAGCCTTGTGGGGCTAGAAACTCAGGTCTCACTTTGGTTGATAACCACATTCATGAGAGAATGAGCTATCAACCCTGAGTGCTAATTCAGTGACAATAAGGGATTTGCCTTTGCAGTGTTCTTTGTGTCTGTTGCTTTTCCAGGGCAAGCCTCTTCCTGTTGTTGCATACTGAGGAAACCAAATGAAAGTTAAGAATATTATTCAGTGATGCAGTTGTCCATGAAGAGGAAGTAGAGCATTTTTCAAAGGTTGTTTTCATATACATTATAGAAAACTTGATGAGTTATTCTCCACAGTGCACAGTCTGGGGAATCCTAGGTTTTTAACTTCTTCACTTAAAGTGTGCCTCTTCACGGacagttttatattttttcctttagattTTATAACCAACCATGCTTTCTGATTGTATATTTCTGCCTTAGTACAACATACAAGGTATCTCTTACCTGATGTGTATCCCTTTCATCATCTTAGCTTGTTTCTGTGGCAGGCCAGCCATTGAGCCTTGGAACCCTTTTGCTTGTTTACTACTTTAAAGCCACATTGAATCATCTTGATCTTTGGCTATGAGTAGTGGCAAGTAGAAAGAGGAAGAACAGCCCTATTCTTTTTATAGATGCCCTTGTCCCTGAGCTAAACCTCCGAGCTTACGGATGCTTCATTTGTTCCTCCATTCTATAAGCTGTCCTGTGGGCATCAGATTAATACAGTTATTTAGCCAGCAGCTGAGTGGAGAGGGGCAGGCTGAGCTAGAGGATGGTGCTTATTACACCATTTTCATACCTCTTATAGGAGGATGAATGGCATAGTTGGCTGTGGCCCAGGAAGAgatagggggaaaaacaaaagatgtcgAAAGATATAGAAAATTACATAGAATTCCCTGAAAAGATGCTCACCATCATAAGCTACATTGTGGGTAGCCATAAagagtttatttttatatttatatatataatatatacacatatacccacacaccaatatatgtctatgtgtgtatacacaggtgtgtgtatatacagaactagattgttgttttttttatatcattaagAGAAGAATTGAAATTTATATTGCTAGCAATTAGTTATCATTTCTCTGGGAAATAAATGGGTCATAATATCCATCATCTATATAATCAAAACCTTAAGCAACTTAGGAGTTCAGGGTGCTCAAGAGAGTTAATtccattaaatggaaaaaaaattaagtgtgaTGCAATAAATATGTCTTAAGCACTTAAGAGCTGCACTGCCTgtcattccccttctctccttccccccatcaaaaaaaaaaaaagtccaaagtcCAGGAGTTAATCTGAAGGATGTCTCTGACCTTCTATGGTCataaagagatgaagaaagggaCACCACAACCCCATGTCTTttagttttattcttttattcaagaGATCCTGAAGCATTAATAAAATGGTAATTTTATTACCATATTGGTAATAGAAATTACCAATTCACgtgatagtttttaaaaaaattcttgctttGAAAAGTACATTTTCAGGTTACCCATTATTTAAGAACTTGTCTATTAAACATCTagtcaaattttgtttttgaaattttaaacatttttcatgGGCTGCTAAGTAGTGTGAAATTTGGGAGAAATGTTTTTCTCCTAAATTTATTCTGTTTAATGTAATTGGGGACTATTTAGAATGTGCTGGCACTATGGTTGATTGCCTAGGTGTTTAACTAGAATGGAAGATTTGTGGATGGTAATactctatattaaaaaaaaacaacaacaatcacccaaaccaaaaacaacccatACGTGCACAAAAAATATAATTGCACATTCCTAAGAGAAAGTGTTAGAGGCTTAGATCTTTGTATCTTATGTGGTACCTTCGCCATAGGCGTTTCTAATAAATAAGTGAATTAGGAAATTTCAGTTAATCAGAACAATCCCAAACTCCAGTCATGATATCTAAACAGACTTATTGTAACATAACCCTTTAAGAGTACATAATGGAGGTTATTATATCACTTCCTAAGGCATTGCACCTGCAGAGGTACTTTCATCTTATCTTACCCTCTTAATATAACTTCCTGTGCAGTTTAATTGAATTTGAAATTTCTCCATTAATTCCTCCCATGAGGACATTGACCCTATAATGCCGTGTATGCCTGTGAAAACTAGGAACTGCAATGACCTAAGTTAGTCTTGGAAAATGACTGGCCCATTGCTCAGTAGCAATAAAGTCGGTACCTTCAATTTCacatcatgggtttttttttctagaagttgTACAGAATGCTAACTTACCATTATTTCCCTCTCATCAACAAGGAACAAGTATACCCATTTTCCAAATAGAAAATCAAaatcagagaaaaatgacaattcaagCCAGTTTGTTTGGAACATAGTGAAGAAGAGGTGTAATGTGAGGGAATATCTACCCTCTGTCTCCATTGCCCCTTGAAATTCAGAGTACTAGAGGATCACCAACTTTGTGGGCTTCTCTCTTACTTTGGggagtatttttttcagttacatgtaaagatagttttcaacatttgtttttataatattttgagttccagatttttctccttcccttcccaagacagaaagaaatctgatataggttatatatgtactattacattaaacaaattcctgcattagtcatgttgtgacagaggaatcagaacaaaagggaaaaacctcaaaaaagaaaaaaaaagtagggggcagcttggtggcatagtgggtagagccctggccctggagtcatgaggacttgagttcaaatccggcttcagacacttgacactttctagctgtgtgaccctgggcaagtcacttaaccccaattgccttaccaaaaaaaaaaatagaaatagtatggttcaatctgcattcagattccacagttctttttctgaatgtggagagcattttccatcatgagtcctttggaattgtcctggatcattgtattgctgagaagagctaagtctatcacagttgattatcacataatgttgctgttattgtgtataatgttctgctcCTCTcggtcagcatcagttcatgtgagtccttccaggtttctctgaaatcctgctcatcgtttcttatagcacaatagtattccattatattcatatatcacaacttgtttagccattccccaattgatgagcataccctcgatttcccattctttgccaccttaaagagagttgctataaatatttttgtacatgtgggtccttcttttctatgatctctttgggatacagacctagtagtggtattcccgggtcaaaggatatgcacacccccatagccctttgggcatagttccaaattgctctccagaatgtttgggtcagttcacaacttttgggaagtatttttaaaagttctctcAAACTTACCCCCAAATTTGAGGGTCAGGAGTTGAGAACCCTCTGAGCTTCATTCagataaagaatttgaaattaatgGTTACAGAGCTAGAAAGGCCATGACCcctttatttagttattttttccccttccactttcaaGTGAATGTGGGTGAAGATATTCATACTCATTTGAATGTAAGTAATGTTCTGGAGATTGGATGTAGaaacctcacttttttttttttttggtggggcaattggtgttaagtgacttgcccagggtcacacagctagtaagtgttaagtatctgaagccggatatgaactcaggtactcctgaatccagggccggtgctctatccactgcgccatctagcttcccagaAACCTCACATTTTTTGCAAGTGCTTTGATTAGGGTTGCTAACTGGAACTCATTTTGACTTAGCATAAATAGTGCTGGTTATTTTTTGAGAATTATTATTAAATCAGATTTAAATCGTTAACTTGCTAGGACTTACTAATCAAAGATGAGTGTTATATCTACTTCCTTCAGTATTTAGCTCGCATTTCCAAAATGAGCATCTGTGTTTTGCCATATGTACCTTTTAAATTTGGAATATTTGTAAGTGAGCTCATTTGCATTTTCAATGACCTAACATTGATCCGGTTTATACATATCTGTTCACATAAGAACTGTGTAAGAGGTAATGagcattaatatttttctaaaggGAAACAAATGACTCTCTAGAATTTGGAGCAGTAATGTGAGATTGGTTTTACATTTGATATTTTTCCCACTGGCTTTCCATATCCAAATTTCTTAGGAAAAGTACATTTAGCATGCTAAAAAATTGCAGAaaccctattttttaaaaattaaaattttttttcagttgtcatttttttctcccacataGCCCTACTTGAAAAAAGTCAATCCGGATCCTTGTTAACAGATAagtgcagtcaagcaaaacaaatccccaaatTTCCATACCCCAAACTGTGTTTTTTGTTCTATATAGTAATGCATTTCCTTTTTGTCAGGAGGGTGGTTAACATGTTTCCGTCATTGGGCCTCTGAAACGGTGGTTAGGTGTTTCATTGATCAggattcttaaatctttcaaaattgtttttacaatgttgatATTATTGCATAAATTAGCATTCTTACTACTAAAGAGAGCAAGGGAaatgagttttaaaaatggaaatttgaACTGAAGTTTGGCCTGTGTGTTtacatagatatggatatagatatgacATGTATTATGTGATTTCTGCTGCCACTTGGACAAGCCCTGTATTTACTCTTCTACCTCAGCCTACCTGTTGTTAATGTTGTCCATGAAAGTGCATCTCCAGTTAGCATTGCTGTATGTAGTTCCTTTTCTCCAGCTAGCTGAATGATCGACCTATTCTTTAATGTAAATATCAGATCACCTAAATAATTTAGTCCCCTTTTTTGGACATTTGCATTTTGAATAATTGAATTTTATTGCATGCTTCATTACCTATTTGAGAGCAAATTGTGTTTAATTATTCTAGGTATTCAAACTTTGATTTATAAAGAAAGTGTTTAGACTGAGGAACATTCAGCCTCTCCTAGTGACCTCAACCAGattgcattttaaatatattgaatTTGATGGAATTCAGCTTTTCATTTACTAACCATTAGAAATGGAACATTATCTTTAGAATATTTTGATTTTgtaacattccatctctccccccccacccccagggtcaATTAAAATTTTTCCCATATACCTTCCCATTTCTGCTTTGGCCATGCTGCTTTTAAAGCCTGCAATCTGACACCCCCTTTCCTGTCAGTTTTTTACAGAGGGTGTGCTATTTTACTGTTATTCCTTTTACTTTAGAATGTAAAAATTAATTTGGGCCCATGATCTCTAAATGAAGTAATGCCATTTCCTTGTGACTGAATGGGGGGACCTGCATAAGCACTGGAAGTTTGCTGGGTGAAGTGGGTGGTCCTAGAGTCAGTCTTCAATGTCTGAACAAATAGTGGAGATTATATAATTTTAGCTTGTGAtaattttgcttttatctttcccatatcaaactttttttccccccccagTAGAAGTTGGATTTCGGCATACTGCTATATTGAGACCTCAGCCCATTTCAGTTCATTTATATTAcatgtaggggcggctaggtggcgcagtggataaagcactggccctggattcaggagtacctgagttcaaattcggcctcagacacttgacacttactagctgtgtgaccctgggcaagtcacttaacccccattgccccaccaaaaaaaaaaaccaaccaaacaaaaaaaccccatatattACATGTAGATTTTCAACATATAAATTATGGTAGAACTAAAATGTGTTTGTCTCCTTATCTATATCGAATCAAGCAGGTTAGAATACATTATCTCTGAAGACCCTTATAGCTCAgaatctatgagtctatgaatggataagcatctttttttgttgtttttgtttttgttgttgttgaggcaattggggttaagtgacttgcccagggtcacacagctagttagtgttaagtgtctgaggctggatttgaactcaggtcctcctgacttcagggctggtgctctatccactgtgccacctagctgccccggtaagcATCTTTTTTAAAGAGAGACTTGGTTTTCCTTTTGCTCTATCACCAAAGGAGATGTTGATTCACTTGAATTaatatgaaatga is part of the Dromiciops gliroides isolate mDroGli1 chromosome 4, mDroGli1.pri, whole genome shotgun sequence genome and encodes:
- the MFSD4B gene encoding sodium-dependent glucose transporter 1, coding for MWAGLVREDRTRGAASGLSSNPTNFRQGGVLKPCVLARRRRGACALSPAGSAWAGDPTVSRALAEDGACGPRGSLAPAAPCRCGCFSGAAELEELELERGGAPAPAPAGQRLLPAGPSEAGEPLGTDAEVYVVGGDGGGGGRCGAGNVLRWFTSLVVCAAFLGLGLNIAIVGPTLQDLAINVNRNISDISYIFVGRACGFLSGSVIGGFLFDHVNHNLILGFSMLGTSIGLYLVPFFKKTILLVVMMAVFGISAGVLDTSGNVLILKIWRGEAAPHLQALHFTFALGAFLAPLLAKLVLGSTGPSENHMIADTSNYSELTLPPAADLEAIFGVPANKNLLWAYIVIGTYILVVCSFFVVLFFQKIPNQEKTKATAERSQTAKYQNALLGLLFIFFFFYVGAEVTYGSYVFSFATLHAGMSESQAAGLNSAFWGMFAACRGMAICFATCMRPGTMIVLSNVGSLISSLFLLIFNKNHICLWVATAVYGASMATTFPSGISWLEQYVTIKGKSAALFVIGASLGEMVIPAVVGALQGKYPHLPGILYVSLGSAIATGVLFPVMYKLATAPLDSKIRESRKSEDQKALLSTSGFNDDDDGDGEEGAEEEWNKADFEMIEMNDTMGNSVIETSRKILRESPTEISNQLLSDDIQFSSSLFITGNSPVKPLTLDREKND